A genomic segment from Diospyros lotus cultivar Yz01 chromosome 5, ASM1463336v1, whole genome shotgun sequence encodes:
- the LOC127802568 gene encoding soluble inorganic pyrophosphatase PPA1, whose product MSGKGEEGKSEAPRLNERILSSLSRRQVAAHPWHDLEIGPEAPHIVNCVVEITKGSKVKYELDKKTGLIKVDRILYSSVVYPHNYGFIPRTLCEDNDPLDVLILMQEPVLPGCFLRARAIGLMPMIDQGEKDDKIIAVCADDPEYRHYTDIKQLPPHRLAEIRRFFEDYKKNENKEVAVNEFLPPTTALDIIQTSMDLYAEYILHSLRR is encoded by the exons atgagtgGAAAAGGTGAAGAAGGGAAATCAGAAGCTCCCCGTCTGAATGAGAGAATTTTGTCATCTCTGTCCAGAAGACAGGTTGCAGCACATCCATGGCATGATCTTGAGATTGGACCTGAGGCACCCCACATTGTCAATTGC GTCGTTGAGATAACAAAGGGAAGTAAGGTTAAATATGAACTTGACAAGAAGACTGGACTCATTAAG GTTGATCGAATCTTGTATTCTTCTGTGGTCTATCCCCATAACTATGGTTTCATCCCTCGCACACTTTGTGAAGATAATGACCCATTGGATGTTCTAATTCTCATGCAg gaaCCAGTTCTTCCAGGTTGTTTTCTTCGAGCCAGGGCCATTGGACTTATGCCTATGATTGATCAG gGAGAAAAAGACGACAAGATAATTGCAGTGTGTGCTGATGACCCAGAGTACAGGCACTACACTGACATCAAACAACTTCCCCCTCATCGGCTTGCTGAGATCCGACGCTTTTTTGAAGATT ACAAGAAGAACGAAAACAAGGAGGTTGCAGTGAATGAGTTCTTACCTCCAACTACTGCCCTTGACATCATCCAGACCTCAAT GGACCTTTATGCTGAATACATTTTGCATAGCCTGAGGAGATAG